The Salvelinus namaycush isolate Seneca unplaced genomic scaffold, SaNama_1.0 Scaffold6, whole genome shotgun sequence genome has a window encoding:
- the LOC120042015 gene encoding RAD51-associated protein 1-like isoform X2, producing the protein MARPTRAKKQLNYSDLMELDDDEDFACMKGPSSKKARVLVKEPQRDKSLHQSSKSFGQDSKNTLSLDDKENEVDSQASCSLSVLQRAVVVEKAPSRINLHEGTSERGSNVNPSSQRRAAVKAKDQQRSILTVERISQRVVVRLQPHQSLCQLRGSSLTLPLYLLDHPLSPQ; encoded by the exons ATGGCTCGACCAACAAG AGCCAAGAAACAATTGAATTACTCAGACTTGATGGAGCTTGATGATG ATGAAGATTTTGCCTGTATGAAAGGGCCTTCCAGCAAGAAAGCTCGGGTCCTTGTCAAAGAaccacagagagacaagagtctGCATCAATCAAGCAAATCTTTCGGTCAGGATTCAAAGAACAC ATTGTCTTTAGATGACAAAGAGAATGAAGTGGATTCACAAGcatcctgttctctctctgtgctccaaAGAGCTGTGGTTGTAGAGAAGGCACCCAGTAGAATAA ACCTTCATGAGGGCACAAGTGAGAGGGGATCCAATGTCAACCCCTCCAGCCAGAGACGGGCAGCTGTCAAAGCTAAAGATCAACAGAGATCCATACTGACAGTGGAGAGGATCAGCCAG AGAGTTGTAGTCCGACTCCAGCCACATCAAAGCCTGTGTCAACTCAGAGGAAGCTCGCTGACACTCCCACTTTACCTGTTAGACCATCCCCTATCACCCCAGTAG
- the LOC120042015 gene encoding RAD51-associated protein 1-like isoform X1: MARPTRAKKQLNYSDLMELDDDEDFACMKGPSSKKARVLVKEPQRDKSLHQSSKSFGQDSKNTLSLDDKENEVDSQASCSLSVLQRAVVVEKAPSRINLHEGTSERGSNVNPSSQRRAAVKAKDQQRSILTVERISQVESGRKDKNYQHTCIPQSCSPTPATSKPVSTQRKLADTPTLPVRPSPITPVGGRLLKWNPPAQSGISPSSTPNSTTKSTGQGLRLGLSRLARVKPLHPTASGN; the protein is encoded by the exons ATGGCTCGACCAACAAG AGCCAAGAAACAATTGAATTACTCAGACTTGATGGAGCTTGATGATG ATGAAGATTTTGCCTGTATGAAAGGGCCTTCCAGCAAGAAAGCTCGGGTCCTTGTCAAAGAaccacagagagacaagagtctGCATCAATCAAGCAAATCTTTCGGTCAGGATTCAAAGAACAC ATTGTCTTTAGATGACAAAGAGAATGAAGTGGATTCACAAGcatcctgttctctctctgtgctccaaAGAGCTGTGGTTGTAGAGAAGGCACCCAGTAGAATAA ACCTTCATGAGGGCACAAGTGAGAGGGGATCCAATGTCAACCCCTCCAGCCAGAGACGGGCAGCTGTCAAAGCTAAAGATCAACAGAGATCCATACTGACAGTGGAGAGGATCAGCCAGGTTGAGAGTGGGCGGAAGGATAAGAATTACCAGCATACCTGCATACCAC AGAGTTGTAGTCCGACTCCAGCCACATCAAAGCCTGTGTCAACTCAGAGGAAGCTCGCTGACACTCCCACTTTACCTGTTAGACCATCCCCTATCACCCCAGTAGGTGGCAGGCTACTAAAGTGGAATCCACCAG CACAGAGTGGAATAAGTCCCAGCTCAACCCCGAATTCCACCACAAAGTCTACAGGACAAGGCTTGCGACTGGGATTGTCCCGCTTAGCAAGGGTCAAACCTCTGCACCCCACTGCTAGTGGTAACTGA